The Megalops cyprinoides isolate fMegCyp1 chromosome 19, fMegCyp1.pri, whole genome shotgun sequence genome has a window encoding:
- the LOC118794639 gene encoding aquaporin-1, translating into MLVLSGLVLVLKDLWTLSFLRDVLCEFVGTALFLFAGLASVVLWPGAPVPGGAVGPTQSSADTAPALPAAPPECHPDPLHVALAFGASLALVSVCLGPATSGGVHLNPAVTLAMVVGLKVTPWRAVLYMGAQLLGAVCACALLLGVMPTSLGGQVGLNELAPGVCSYQAFSVEAAITFLLVLCVTVTARPKSPFQSLGPIVVGLSVTLGHLVAIDLTGCGMNPARSFGPAVMALNFHNHWVYWAGPCVGAVLAVLLHDLLLHPRWSCPGDWLAELREVSLKAHHKQPASLEHAGE; encoded by the exons ATGCTGGTGCTGTCCGGGCTGGTGTTGGTGCTGAAGGATCTGTGGACACTCTCCTTCCTCCGGGACGTCCTGTGCGAGTTCGTGGGCACTGCCCTCTTCCTCTTCGCCGGCCTGGCGTCAGTGGTGCTGTGGCCTGGGGCACCCGTACCAGGGGGCGCCGTCGGACCCACTCAATCTTCAGCAGACACAGCCCCGGCCCTTCCGGCTGCCCCGCCCGAGTGCCACCCTGACCCCCTGCACGTTGCCCTGGCCTTCGGGGCCTCCTTGGCgctggtgtcagtgtgtctggggCCCGCCACCTCTGGCGGTGTCCATCTGAACCCGGCGGTCACCTTGGCAATGGTGGTTGGGCTGAAGGTCACCCCCTGGAGGGCCGTCCTGTACATGGGTGCTCAGCTGCTGGGAGCCGTCTGTGCCTGCGCCCTCCTGCTGGGGGTCATGCCTACCTCCCTCGGTGGGCAGGTGGGGTTGAATGAG CTCGCTCCAGGGGTCTGCTCTTATCAAGCTTTCTCAGTGGAAGCGGCCATCACATTTCTGCTAGTGCTCTGCGTCACAGTCACTGCCCGTCCCAAGTCTCCGTTCCAGTCGCTTGGCCCCATCGTTGTTGGCCTGTCGGTCACTTTAGGACACCTTGTCGCA ATTGACCTCACGGGCTGTGGGATGAACCCGGCCAGGTCCTTCGGCCCTGCGGTGATGGCCCTGAACTTCCACAACCACTGG GTGTACTGGGCAGGGCCATGTGTGGGGGCCGTCCTTGCGGTCTTGCTGCATGACCTGCTGCTCCACCCTCGGTGGAGCTGCCCGGGTGACTGGCTGGCAGAGCTCCGGGAAGTCTCCCTGAAAGCCCACCACAAGCAGCCCGCCAGCCTGGAGCATGCAGGGGAGTAA